Sequence from the Anaerolineae bacterium genome:
CCACGTGCAGGTCCGTGACGGGGAGAGGGTGCTGGATCTGGGCTGCGGCGCCGGGCAGGTCGGCCTGGTGGCCCACGGCCTGGCCGATGGGGTGGAGGTAGTGATGGTGGACGACTCGCTGCCCGCGGTGCGGGCTGCTGAGCGCACTGCCCGCCACAACCATCTAGAACGAGCCCGGGTGATGCCCAGCGACGCCGGATCGGCGGTGATCGGCGAGCGTTTCGACGTGGTGGCTACCAACCCACCTTTCCACCTGGGGCCGGCGGTGGAGTACGATGTGGCGGAGCAGTTCATCCAGGACGCCCGTGACGTGCTGGGCCCCAAAGGCCGGCTGTACCTGGTGAGCAACGCCTTCCTGCCCCACGACAAGACGATGGAGGCCATGTTCCGTCGGGTGGAGGTGGTACACCAGGACAGCTTCTTCAAGGTGGTACTGGGAGCAAGGCCGGTGGGTCGGGTCAAGAATCGCCAGAAGCCACCCCTGGTGGCGGAGCCTTGAGCTGGCAATGAAGGGGCTGAGGCGAGGAGTAGGGGTAATCACGAGCTCGGCTGGGTTGGCTGACTGAAGTCAGAGCAGAGAGGGCCGAGGAGTGCGCCGCATCGCCACGCACGGGCGCGGGTTTTCACAGGTGTTAGCCGAATTCAGTGCACCACGGAGGAGAGCTTTGGACAACCCCGACGCCCGACGTGTAGCCATAGTTGGCATGGGCGCTGTCACCCCCTTGGGGAACGATCTGCCCTCGTCCTGGGCCGGGATTCTGGCCGGCCGCTCCGGGGTGGGGCTCATCACTCAGTTCGACCCCAGCGACCTCCGCACCCGCATTGCGGCAGAGGTCAAGGAGTTCGATCCTACTCGCTATCTGGAGGTGAAGGAGGCGCGGCGGATGGACCGATTCGTCCACTTTGCCGTCGCCTGTACCCAGGAAGCCCTAGCTGACTCCGGGCTGGATCTGGCGCAGGAGGATCCCCGGCGCGTGGGCGTGTTGCTGGGCTCGGCCGTGGGCGGAATCCACGTGCTCCTGGACCAAGTCGAGGTCATGCGGGAGCGGGGTGCCCGCCGGGTTAGCCCCTTCGCCATTACCGGCCTGATGCTGAACGCCGCCGCCGGTCAGATCAGCATCATGCTTGGGGTCCGAGGCCCCAGCATTGCCCTGGCCACAGCCTGCGCCACCGGAGGCCATTGCCTGGGAGAGGCGGCCGAGATCATCCGCCGTGGAGACGCCGACATCATGGTCGCCGGAGGCTCGGAGGCCGGCGTGGTGCCCATCGCGCTGGCCGCCTTCGACAGCATGCATGCCCTCTGCAGCCGTAACGATGAGCCAGAGAAGGCCAGCCGTCCCTTCGATGCGGACCGCGACGGTTTCGTGGTGGGCGAGGGGGCAGGGGTGATGATCCTGGAGCGGATGGATCGGGCCCGGGCGCGCGGGGCTCGCATCTACGCCGAGCTACTGGGCTACGGCGCCACTGACGACGCCTACCACATCGCTCAACCGTCTGAGGGAGGAGAAGGAGCGATGGAGGCGATGGAGGCAGCCCTCCGCGCCGGCAACCTCCGGCCGGAGGATGTGGATTACATCAACGCCCACGGTACCAGCACCCGACTCAACGACGCCATCGAAACCCGCGCCATCAAGGGGGTCTTCGGCGAGCACAGCCGCAAGTTGGCCGTCAGTTCCACCAAGAGCATGATCGGCCACCTGTTGGGGGCAGCGGGAGCGGTGGAGGCCATCGTCTGCGCTCTAGCCATCCGGGATCAGGTGTTGCCGCCCACCATCAACTACGACACTCCCGATCCAGAGTGTGACCTGGACTACGTGCCTAACGTGGCCCGGCCGGCCGAGGTGAACGTGTGCCTGTCCAACTCCTTTGGGCTGGGGGGCCACAACGGGACGGTGGCTCTGCGTAGAGTGGAGCAGTAGAACGCTGATGACGCTGATACTGCGCTGATCCCTGCTGATTCCTCCTCATCATCTCTCTCTGATCAGAGCGAATCAGCGTGCCATCAGCGCCGATCTGCGTTCTACTGTGGGGCCAGCAGGTACTCGGGGTCCTGCCGCAGGCGGTCGAGGACGTACTCCACCATGGGCCGGGCCTTCAGCACCCGGACGGTGCAGTTGGCGATGCGGCCCATCTTCTGGATGCCCTTGGCCAGGAAGTAGGGCTCGGGCCGGGGGAAGTTGCGCCGAGGGCCATAACGGTGTAGCCACAGTCGCACCGATCGTTCCCGTCCCTCGTAGTCCACGATGATAGCCGTGACCGGCTCCTGCTGCATGTGATAGGTCACTCCCGCCACCTCCTCGGCATGGTGGAAGGTGGTGTTGCATTGCAGCCCCACTCCCAGGAAGACCACATAGCCGCTGTCGGAGCGGACCAGCCGGCCGAAGGGCGTGTCGGGGCCGCAGGGGGTGGGTGAAAGCTCGTGTCCTTCCAGTAGCTCCGCCGTACCTGGCCCGATGGCGGCCACGCTATGGGTAGGGTGGAGGCTGCGGCGGGCTTCCGGGTGCTGGCGCGCCACCTCGGGGATGCGTCCGGTCCAGCAGGGAGTCTGCCGGACGTCGAAGTAGGGAGGGTTGTCGGGTCCTAGTTCGGCCGAGCCGGTGAGGGTGGGGAAGACCACCGTGCCCTCGGGGCCCACCGCTTGCAGCAAGCCCTGTATGACGGAGTGGGGGCCACCTACGACGTGACCGAAGCTGCTGAGAGAGGAATGCACCAGCACCGTAGCACCGGGGGGCACCCCAATGGCGCGTACGCCGGCGGCGATGTCCTCTCGGGTGACGTCCATTGGCCTATCCTCCGGATCTGGCGGCGCAGGTGACCGGGGTGGAACGCTCGTGAGATGCTGACCCTTCGGGGTCATTCCTTTCTCATCAGCCTGAATCAGCGTAGTATCAGCGCAATCAGCGTTCCATTGCCAGCTCTAGCCGATCCAGCCATAGTCCTGCGCGTGGGCTGATTATAGGTGATGGTATTGGAGGGGCAACGTGGATAAGGGTGCTCTGGAGCTGGAGGAGCGCCTGGGTTATACCTTCGCAGATGCGACTTTGCTGCGGACGGCGCTGACCCACAGCTCCTACCTGAACGAGACCGCCGACCTCCTGGAGCACAACCAGCGGTTGGAGTACCTGGGAGATGCCATCGTGGATTTCCTGGTGGCCGAGGTGCTCTACTACCGTTTCCCGGACGCCCGGGAAGGTGAGATGACTCGCTGGCGGGCGCAGCTGGTCAGCACCGAAGGGCTGGCCGGCCTGGCGGCCCAGCTTGGCCTGGGCGAGCATCTGCTGCTCGGCCGCGGCGAGGAGGCCACCGGCGGGCGTCGTAAGCCAGCCAACCTGGCGGCGGCGCTGGAGGCGCTGGTGGCAGCGCTGTACCTCGACTCGGACTGGGAAACGGTCAAGAGGGTCATGCTGCCTCACTTCCGCCCTTACATCGAACAGGCCACCGCCATGCGAGGCCCATGGGACGCCCGCAGCCGTCTCCAGGAAGAGGTGCAGGCCCGCCTGGGAGTGACCCCGCGTTATGTGGAGGTGGGCGGCCGCGGCCCTGACCACCGGCCGGTGTTCACCGTGGAGGTCTGGGTGGGGGACGAGGTCTGGGGCCGGGGCGAGGGCCCCAGCAAACGCGCCGCCGCTCAGGCTGCCGCCGAGCGCGCCTTACAACGGTTGGACTGACCGAGGAGGGCGGACCAGAAACCCATGCGCCTCAGCCGACTCATTGTACAGGGCTACAAATCCTTCGCCACCCGGACTGAGTTCTCCTTTCCCGGAGACATAACCGCCATAGTCGGCCCCAACGGCAGCGGCAAGAGCAACATTGCCGATGCCCTGCGCTGGGTGCTGGGGGAGCAGTCCTACAGCCAACTTCGCAGCCGCCGCACCAGCGACCTCATCTTCGCCGGCTCCGATGGCCGCAGTCGCCTAGGCATGGCCGAGGCCACCATGGTGCTGGACAACAGCGACGGGTCGCTGCCTCTGGACTTCCAGGAGGTGTCCATCTCTCGCCGTGCCTACCGCTCGGGAGAGAACGAATACTACCTGAACGGCGTCCGCACCCGGTTGAAGGACCTGACTGAGCTTCTGGCCCAGGGAGGGCTGGACCGGCTCACCTTCTCCGTCATCGGGCAAGGAATGGTGGATGCGGCGCTCAGCCTCAGCCCTGCGGAGCGGCGGCGTCTCTTCGAAGAGGCGGCCGGCATCACCGCCTACCAGAGCAAGCGCGAGACGGCGCTACGCCAGCTGGACGAGGTGGCAGCCAACGTCCTGCGGGTGCGCGACCTGATGGGGGAGCTGGAGCCTCAACTGCGGCGGCTGGCGACCCAGGCCGAGCAGACGAACCGCTGGAGGGAGGTGCAGGCCGAGCTGGCCCAGCTGCAGACCGTCTACTTCGGGCAACGGCTCCATGCCGCCGCCGAACAGGCTCAAGCGGCGCGCGAGCGCGCCCTCTACCTCCGGCAGCGCTTGGAGCTTCAGTCGGCCGAACTGGCCCAGCTGCAGCACACGATCGAGGTCCTTGCTCGCGAGGAGCGGGAGCTCTCCACCCGATTGGCGTCGCAACAGCTGAAAGCGGAGCAACTCAATGCCAACCTGACGGCGAGCGACCGGGAGGCAGCAGTATTGGCCGAGCGAGAGCGAGCGCTCAAGGAACGGTTGGCAGAGATGGGGCGGGACCGGCGACTGCTGCTGCAGGAGATGCGGTCGGCCGGAGAGGAAGAGAGGTCTCTGACCCTGGAAGCCGAACGTCTTCATCAGGACGCCGAAGCTTTGAGGGAGTCGGTGGATCGCCTGAAGGCAGCTCAGGCGGCGGAGCGGGAGCGTCGCCGGGCGCTGCAAGGTCGCCTCGAGCAGGTACGCCGACAGCTTTCCGATGCCTTGTCTCAGCGCACCGAAGCGGGTTCGGACGAGGCGGCAGCCGCCCGTAGAAGCCAAGAGTTGACCCGCCTGATGGAAGAGACGAGCGTCGCGGTGGATCAGGACGCGGAGGTTCGAGCCGCCTGGGCCGAGGAGGTGAACCGGCTGGAAGGGGCGGCCAAGCGCGCCGGCCAAGCCCTGGCTCAGGCGCGGCGAGAGCTGGATGATCGGCGGCAGGACCTCAGGCGGGTTCAGCAGCAGCTGGCCCAGACGCAGCGGCAGGCGAGCGCGCTGGAGGAAGAGGAGCAGGCGCTCCGGGCCCGGCTGTCGCTCCTCACTCGAATGCAGCGGGAGTCGTATTACCCGGGAGTGCGGGAGGTGCTGGAGCTGGCCCGTCGGACGGAGGATTCGGGCATCGTGGGCGTCGTGGCGTCGCTGATCCGGGTGCCAACCGGGCTGGAGGTGGCCATCGAGGCGGCTCTGGGAGCGCGCCTGCAGCAGGTGGTGGTGCGCCGCTGGAGCGACGCGGAGAGGGCCATCGAGCACCTAAAGCGCAAACACGGCGGGCGAGTCACCTTCCTGCCTCTGGAGACGATCCAGCCGCCGGCCGCGGTGCAGCCGACGCAGTTCCCGGGGCTGGTGGGGGTAGCCTCCAACCTGGTGGAGGTGGAGCCAGGCCTGGAGCGGGTGGGGCAGTACCTGCTCAACCGGATCCTGGTGGTGGAGGACCTGACGGCAGCTCGGCTGGCGCTGGAGCGGGTGAGGGGAACTGAATCGCGCTCAGCCCCACCTCGCTCCTACACCATCGCTACCCTGGCAGGCGAAGTGGCCCAGTCCTCGGGGAGCGTCACCGGAGGCGGAGAGCGCCGGAGCCGGAGCGCGCTTTTGGAGCAGGAGAGGGAGCGCCGGCGACTGCCGGCCGAGATCCGCCGCCGGCAGTCGGAGCGAGAGGGGGTGGCGGCGCAGGCCCTGGAGCTGCGAAGGGCCCTGGAAGAGGCTGAGGCGGGCCTTAGTGCGGCTGAGGAACGCGTCCAACAGGCGAGGGCCGCGGCGGAGCAGGCTCAGGGAGATGAGAGCAGAGCTCAGTTGGAGCTGCGTCGGGTCGAGGAGCGCCTCCAGTGGCAGGGCGAGCGCCTGGCAGAGCTCAAGCGCGAGCAGACCGTGCTGGCCCGGCGCCGGGAGATCGCGGCCGAGCGGGTGACCGCGGCAGAAGCGGAAGCCCAGAGGTGGCAGGAAGTGGCGCGACAACTGGAGGCGGAGCTGGCTGCCGGTGGCTACGGTGGCGTCTCGGCCGGCGAGACCACCGGAGCGGAGGGCGAGGCTGGGCTCGAGGTGGAGCGTGTCCGCCTGGCCGCGCTCCAGGAAAGGGTGGGTCAGATTCGCTCCGCCCTTGAGGGGGCCGAGCGCCAGCGGGCCCGGCTGAGTGCCCGACTGGAAGAGCGGAACAAGCACCTGAGAGGGCTACGCGAGGAGCTGGCCGCAGTGCGGTCGTCCCGGGCGGCAATGTTGGAGGCGCGCACCCGATACGCTCAGGGCCTGCAGGATCTGGAGCAAGCTATCCGCCCCGAGCGGGAGAGGCTAGCCTGCCTTCAGCGCCAGCGCGAGGACCTCGAAGGAGAGGAGAGGATCCGCCGGCAGCAGCATTTGGAGTTCGGCCAGCTGTGCGGAGAGGCCGAGATCTCGGCCAGACGGGCTCAGGACGTCCTGACCTCGTTGCGGGAGGCAGCGCGATTGGAGCTAGAGGAGGAAAGCCTCCGAACGCTCACGGAGTCGCCCGCCGGCGGGGGTTCCGACAACGGCCTCTCTCTGGAGGAGATGGAGGCCCGGGTGGAGGCCCTCAGGCGACGTCGTCGAGCCATGGGGAACGTCAATCCCAATGCCCCTCAGGAGCACGCCGAGTTGCAGGAGCGCTACCAGTTCCTCGCCTCGCAAGCGGCCGATCTGGAGCAGGCAGCCTCATCGCTGCGCCAGGTGATCCAAGAGCTGGAGCAGACCATGCAGCGGCGGTTCAGGCTCACCTTCGAACAGGTCGCCGCTCGTTTCGAGGCTTTTTTCCGTGAGCTCTTCGGCGGCGGCAGCGCTCGCCTGTCTCTGAGCGACCCGGAGGACCTCTCTGGCGCCGGGGTGGACATCACCGTACGCCCGCCCGGGAAGCGAAGCCAGGACCTGGCACTCCTGTCCGGCGGCGAGCGGGCCCTGACTTCGGTGGCTCTGCTCTTCGCTTTGCTGGAGGCCAGCGGCACCCCGTTCTGCGTCATGGATGAAGTGGATGCCATGCTGGACGAGGCGAACGTGAGTCGCTTCCGGCGACTGCTTCAGCGCTTGGCCACCGACACTCAGTTCATAGTGATCTCACACAACCGGCACACAATCGAGGCCGCCGATGCCATCTACGGTGTCACTATGGGCGAAGATGGCACTTCCCATACGCTATCCCTTATGCTAAATGAAGCGAGCCAAGTCAGGACCGCGGGTTAGCGTAGGAGAGGTGCCCAGGTGAACTGGAGATTTCTGTTAGCGGTCTCAGGCCTGTTGCTGGCCCTAAGTGGCTGTAGCGTGAACCGCGGCGGCGACGGGCAGGCTGCTTTGGACGGGGGCTGGACTGTCAGTAGCAGCGCGGACGGCTCTTTGGAACTGGCTCATCCCAGCAACTGGCGCGTGGTGGAACGGGGTGAGCGGGGGCTCGGCCTGCAGTGGGAGCAAGGGTATCGGTTGGAGATTCATCTGGTGGTCGCCTCCAGGCCCGCCGGTCAGTCCCAGGCCGAGGTGCTAGACGGCATGCTGGCGGCAGCGGAGGAGCAGTACCGAGAGGCGGGGGGCCAGATAGAGCCAGCGGGCCGGCGGGTTTGGCTGGGGCAGAGCTTCATCTGGCACGAGGTGCATTACGTCGCCCGCGCCAGCGATGCCTGCCAGGAGTGCCCCAGAGGCTACGTCGTGGAGCTGCTGGCCTTCCCCAACGAGGCCGAGAGCCTCCACGCCCGGTTCGTCTGTCCGACCTTCGATGCCCCTGCGGAAGAGGTGGAGCAGCTGCTGCTGGACGTCATCAACACGGTGGCTCTAGAGTCCCCAAGCGGCATCTGAATCGGACGCGGATGACGCTGACGGGACGCCGATCTACGCTGATCAGGAATGGGAAGAACCAAGAGAAGATCAGCGCTGAATCAGCGTAGTATCAGCGTCATCCGCGTTCCCTTCCCTACCGTTGCAGGGACGGGACTGGCTCTGCTACAATCGCGCCGAGACCCTCACCCGCCCTGGAGAAGCCATGGAGTTCGTCCCTCTCATCCGCAGTATTCCCGACTTCCCCATTCCTGGGATCCTCTTTCGCGACATCACCACTCTCATCAAGAACGGCAAGGCGTTTCGGGAGGCGGTGGACGCCTTGGCGGAGCTCTTCGCCGATCGTCAGGTGGACAAGGTGGCCGGAATCGAGGCCCGGG
This genomic interval carries:
- the rnc gene encoding ribonuclease III, giving the protein MDKGALELEERLGYTFADATLLRTALTHSSYLNETADLLEHNQRLEYLGDAIVDFLVAEVLYYRFPDAREGEMTRWRAQLVSTEGLAGLAAQLGLGEHLLLGRGEEATGGRRKPANLAAALEALVAALYLDSDWETVKRVMLPHFRPYIEQATAMRGPWDARSRLQEEVQARLGVTPRYVEVGGRGPDHRPVFTVEVWVGDEVWGRGEGPSKRAAAQAAAERALQRLD
- the fabF gene encoding beta-ketoacyl-ACP synthase II, which translates into the protein MGAVTPLGNDLPSSWAGILAGRSGVGLITQFDPSDLRTRIAAEVKEFDPTRYLEVKEARRMDRFVHFAVACTQEALADSGLDLAQEDPRRVGVLLGSAVGGIHVLLDQVEVMRERGARRVSPFAITGLMLNAAAGQISIMLGVRGPSIALATACATGGHCLGEAAEIIRRGDADIMVAGGSEAGVVPIALAAFDSMHALCSRNDEPEKASRPFDADRDGFVVGEGAGVMILERMDRARARGARIYAELLGYGATDDAYHIAQPSEGGEGAMEAMEAALRAGNLRPEDVDYINAHGTSTRLNDAIETRAIKGVFGEHSRKLAVSSTKSMIGHLLGAAGAVEAIVCALAIRDQVLPPTINYDTPDPECDLDYVPNVARPAEVNVCLSNSFGLGGHNGTVALRRVEQ
- a CDS encoding AAC(3) family N-acetyltransferase, producing MDVTREDIAAGVRAIGVPPGATVLVHSSLSSFGHVVGGPHSVIQGLLQAVGPEGTVVFPTLTGSAELGPDNPPYFDVRQTPCWTGRIPEVARQHPEARRSLHPTHSVAAIGPGTAELLEGHELSPTPCGPDTPFGRLVRSDSGYVVFLGVGLQCNTTFHHAEEVAGVTYHMQQEPVTAIIVDYEGRERSVRLWLHRYGPRRNFPRPEPYFLAKGIQKMGRIANCTVRVLKARPMVEYVLDRLRQDPEYLLAPQ
- the smc gene encoding chromosome segregation protein SMC, whose protein sequence is MRLSRLIVQGYKSFATRTEFSFPGDITAIVGPNGSGKSNIADALRWVLGEQSYSQLRSRRTSDLIFAGSDGRSRLGMAEATMVLDNSDGSLPLDFQEVSISRRAYRSGENEYYLNGVRTRLKDLTELLAQGGLDRLTFSVIGQGMVDAALSLSPAERRRLFEEAAGITAYQSKRETALRQLDEVAANVLRVRDLMGELEPQLRRLATQAEQTNRWREVQAELAQLQTVYFGQRLHAAAEQAQAARERALYLRQRLELQSAELAQLQHTIEVLAREERELSTRLASQQLKAEQLNANLTASDREAAVLAERERALKERLAEMGRDRRLLLQEMRSAGEEERSLTLEAERLHQDAEALRESVDRLKAAQAAERERRRALQGRLEQVRRQLSDALSQRTEAGSDEAAAARRSQELTRLMEETSVAVDQDAEVRAAWAEEVNRLEGAAKRAGQALAQARRELDDRRQDLRRVQQQLAQTQRQASALEEEEQALRARLSLLTRMQRESYYPGVREVLELARRTEDSGIVGVVASLIRVPTGLEVAIEAALGARLQQVVVRRWSDAERAIEHLKRKHGGRVTFLPLETIQPPAAVQPTQFPGLVGVASNLVEVEPGLERVGQYLLNRILVVEDLTAARLALERVRGTESRSAPPRSYTIATLAGEVAQSSGSVTGGGERRSRSALLEQERERRRLPAEIRRRQSEREGVAAQALELRRALEEAEAGLSAAEERVQQARAAAEQAQGDESRAQLELRRVEERLQWQGERLAELKREQTVLARRREIAAERVTAAEAEAQRWQEVARQLEAELAAGGYGGVSAGETTGAEGEAGLEVERVRLAALQERVGQIRSALEGAERQRARLSARLEERNKHLRGLREELAAVRSSRAAMLEARTRYAQGLQDLEQAIRPERERLACLQRQREDLEGEERIRRQQHLEFGQLCGEAEISARRAQDVLTSLREAARLELEEESLRTLTESPAGGGSDNGLSLEEMEARVEALRRRRRAMGNVNPNAPQEHAELQERYQFLASQAADLEQAASSLRQVIQELEQTMQRRFRLTFEQVAARFEAFFRELFGGGSARLSLSDPEDLSGAGVDITVRPPGKRSQDLALLSGGERALTSVALLFALLEASGTPFCVMDEVDAMLDEANVSRFRRLLQRLATDTQFIVISHNRHTIEAADAIYGVTMGEDGTSHTLSLMLNEASQVRTAG